One Prunus dulcis chromosome 8, ALMONDv2, whole genome shotgun sequence DNA window includes the following coding sequences:
- the LOC117638209 gene encoding very-long-chain aldehyde decarbonylase GL1-9-like: MVFWEGYVSDEAMGTFAPILVYWLYAGLYQLLPHLDNYRLHTRREEDDKNSVPLPSVVKGVLLQQLVQATVAQGLFLLTSKANSSGITVQSSISVQIVQIVIAMLVMDTWQYFVHRYMHQNKFLYRHVHSQHHRLVVPYAIGALYNHPLEGLLLDTFGGAISFLVSGMTARTAVIFFCFAVIKTVDDHCGLWLPGNIFHILFQNNTAYHDIHHQLQGLKYNYSQPFFPLWDKLFGTYMPYNLVKRPEGGFEARAVKAMKD, from the exons atgGTGTTTTGGGAAGGATATGTGAGTGATGAGGCAATGGGGACCTTTGCCCCAATTTTGGTTTACTGGTTGTATGCGGGGTTATACCAGTTGTTGCCGCATTTGGACAATTACCGCTTGCATacaagaagagaagaagatgataagAACTCGGTTCCGCTTCCCTCCGTTGTTAAAGGTGTTTTGCTTCAACAGCTTGTCCAGGCCACCGTTGCTCAGGGCCTCTTCTTG TTGACCTCAAAGGCAAATAGCTCAGGGATCACAGTTCAGTCCTCGATATCTGTCCAGATTGTGCAGATTGTTATCGCAATGCTAGTCATGGACACGTGGCAGTACTTTGTGCACCGCTACATGCATCAGAACAAGTTTTTGTACCGCCATGTTCATTCTCAGCACCACAGACTTGTTGTTCCATATGCCATTGGAGCCCTTTATAATCACCCGCTTGAGGGCCTCTTGCTCGACACTTTCGGTGGGGCCATCTCTTTTCTAGTCTCAGGGATGACGGCACGGACGGCAGTTATATTCTTTTGCTTTGCAGTGATTAAAACTGTTGATGATCACTGTGGACTTTGGTTGCCCGGTAATATCTTCCATATTTTATTCCAGAACAATACTGCTTATCATGACatacatcatcaacttcaagGCTTGAAGTACAACTATTCTCAGCCGTTCTTCCCTCTATGGGATAAACTTTTTGGGACCTACATGCCTTATAATCTTGTGAAGAGACCTGAAGGGGGTTTTGAAGCAAGGGCAGTGAAGGCAATGAAAGACTAG
- the LOC117638296 gene encoding uncharacterized protein LOC117638296: MERFYKRKSSSISSSDNVGTLGSTSSSRQSDFDEVLANLQADPGLRTRMIDYDSNIRDEIRRAYLQKGPCQPKGHNFPQSNISGINRRFIPKWFDEFDWLKYSVSKDAAFCLYCYLFKSNFEQVGSEAFTGAGFKNWKKGRERMKTHVGPVGSAHTQAREAATNLMNQNEHIETAVNKHSEQAHMAYRTCLNASIKCTKFLLRHDNNEKVRAIVFENASGNLKFVGIQHVTDTTSTSLKDAIDTFFSSNGLSFSKLRGQGYDGASNMRVHVLQMIIDDNPNDIAGEANKLIREMLTFEFVFRLFLRKAILGVTNDLSQALQKKDQEIVNAMALMKLCKEKLHWMRNNGFDALVDEVFSFCDKHHIEVLNVDEAFVLPGRSRRNAPIKTNHHHYRVELFIYVIDQQLTELDDVHPFYGSENVHSNSRSSTVNIVDFVWE; encoded by the exons ATGGAACGATTTTATAAGAGAAAGTCATCATCGATTAGTAGTTCGGATAATGTTGGTACTTTGGGTTcaacttcaagttcaagaCAAAGTGACTTCGATGAGGTTTTGGCTAATCTTCAGGCAGACCCTGGACTAAGAACTCGAATGATTGATTATGATTCTAATATTAGAGATGAGATCCGAAGAGCATATCTACAAAAAGGACCTTGTCAACCTAAAGGTCATAATTTCCCACAAAGTAATATTTCAGGAATTAATAGACGATTCATTCCTAAATGGTTTGATGAATTTGATTGGTTGAAGTATAGTGTATCTAAAGATGCTGCATTTTGTCTTTATTGCTATCTCTTTAAGTCCAATTTTGAACAAGTGGGTAGTGAAGCATTCACTGGAGCAGGTTTTAAGAATTGGAAGAAGGGGAGAGAAAGAATGAAGACACATGTTGGACCGGTTGGTAGTGCTCATACTCAAGCTAGAGAAGCGGCTACAAATTTGATGAATCAAAATGAACATATTGAAACGGCCGTGAACAAACACTCTGAGCAAGCTCATATGGCTTATCGCACATGCTTGAATGCATCAATTAAGTGCACTAAGTTTTTATTGCGACACG ACAATAATGAGAAAGTTAGGGCCATTGTGTTTGAAAATGCTTCAGGGAATCTCAA gtttgtgggCATCCAACATGTTACTGATACCACTTCAACTTCATTAAAGGATGCTATTGACacattcttttcttccaaCGGTTTGAGCTTTTCCAAGCTACGAGGACAAGGTTATGATGGAGCGAGCAATATGAGAG TTCATGTGCTTCAAATGATTATTGATGATAATCCCAATGATATTGCCGGTGAagcaaataaattaataagGGAAATGCTTACTTTTGAGTTTGTATTTCGCCTTTTCTTGAGGAAAGCTATATTGGGAGTGACAAATGATTTGTCACAAgcattgcaaaagaaagatcaagaaaTTGTGAATGCGATGGCTTTAATGAAATTATGCAAGGAAAAGCTACATTGGATGAGGAATAATGGGTTTGATGCATTGGTTGATGaagtattttcattttgtgacAAACATCATATTGAAGTTCTTAACGTGGATGAGGCATTTGTACTTCCTGGAAGGTCAAGGCGTAACGCTCCAATTAAGacaaatcatcatcattatcgTGTGGAGCTCTTTATTTATGTCATTGATCAGCAACTTACGGAGTTAGATGatgttcacccgttttat GGTTCAGAGAATGTGCATTCGAATTCTAGATCTTCAACTGTAAATATAGTGGATTTTGTTTGGGAGTAA